The genomic DNA TAAGCATATCCTGCCTTCTTTCGGACCGCCTGAACTCCCGGTCATGGAATTGTCGCCTCTGCCGGATGAAGAGGGAGAAGAACTGGCCCTGGTTTTGGAAAAATATTTTAAAGTCAGCCTGGCCGGAGACTTAAGTAAGACCTGGTTTCTCTATTTGGAGGGCAACCCCGGCTTTATAACTTCTTTCATAAAAGATGCCCGTCTGGATACTTCCAGGGTGGAAAGCCATCGGAGATTTGTAGAAATCTACCTGAGATCCCATTGGCAGGGGGAATTGGGCCGGTTATTTGAAAACCGTCTTTATTATTTCAAGGATATGAACCCCCTTGACGGTCCCGGGGTTCTCCGCATTTTAAATAAGCTGTTGAAATCAGAGAGCCCTATGCTCTTGATCTCCGATTTACAGGAGACCCTGGAACTGCCCGCCGGAGCGATTCAATCTTTAATTCGAATATTGGAACGATCCGGAATTATTTGGGAGCGTTTCGGGAATATAGGATTAGAGAACAACAGGGTCCTTGGGGATTGGTTGGAGGTCCTGGTACGGAAATACCTCTATCAGGAGGACCTGGTCCGGATTGTCGATCACCTGGGGGAAAAGATAGAAAAGCGGCTTTCCGATTTAAAAGAAGAAAAGCCGGAGCCCTCCCCGACCGGGGAAAAGGCCTTGCATTTTAGTTTGGTGTTGCCTATAAATTCAGAATCCGAGTTGGTGGCCGTCAGGGCCCTGGAGCAGATAGCCACCTATACCGATCTGGATGCCGGAAGTGTCGAAAAGGTTAAGGTGGCCCTTATCGAAGCCTGCATCAACGCCGGGGAACACAGCCGGAGCTTTGAAAAAAAAATCCGGATCTATTTTTCCGCCCAACCGGAATCCATTGAGATTCTGGTGGAAGACCGGGGACAATCCTTCAACCCGGTAGAGGTTCAGGCCAGGATGGTTCGAGAGGCCGATCCCCTTTCCCAAAAAAGGGGCCGGGGGTTGTCGTTGAT from Deltaproteobacteria bacterium includes the following:
- a CDS encoding ATP-binding protein is translated as MKIEAPPFINRKSELTHFKKKAEEIAQGRGEDLFLTSPPGRGKTALLKTLKHTLFWGQEGVIPVYFSFSRDYKDLFDFSEEYLVALLTQILLSDQKERIGTGRQVPSSFVGLQREAERQGKEIIEEVISTHQRFGRDKDDRKGLINALAAPKRIAQAIHKPVWMMVDHIQGLEAFSIKGEEVAGLWRETLSSPWAPHLFSGEPPGFLLKHILPSFGPPELPVMELSPLPDEEGEELALVLEKYFKVSLAGDLSKTWFLYLEGNPGFITSFIKDARLDTSRVESHRRFVEIYLRSHWQGELGRLFENRLYYFKDMNPLDGPGVLRILNKLLKSESPMLLISDLQETLELPAGAIQSLIRILERSGIIWERFGNIGLENNRVLGDWLEVLVRKYLYQEDLVRIVDHLGEKIEKRLSDLKEEKPEPSPTGEKALHFSLVLPINSESELVAVRALEQIATYTDLDAGSVEKVKVALIEACINAGEHSRSFEKKIRIYFSAQPESIEILVEDRGQSFNPVEVQARMVREADPLSQKRGRGLSLIKEMMDEVRFEKTDIGTRLFMKKKTVPVQPLRHEVAKKGYDV